The stretch of DNA CCAACAAACTACAATAGGAGTCTAATATCTATCATCTAACAGCAAAGCGATCTAAAAACAAAGTGATCTAATGAAAACAATTTAAAGCATAAAAAAAGTTTATTATGAACCGTCAAGAAGCTATTTTGACCGTTCAACCTCCATTCCCTAAAAAGCAATTGGGGCGATACCGCTCCGTAAAAGGCATTTATCTCATTCGTTTTAACGATCAAGTAATTTACATTGGTGCATCTAAAAATATCTACAAGGGTATTTCTAGGCTCTACCAAAAAGGCGGCGTATTGTCCCACTTATCCTTTGAACGTTGCACCTTTGAAGTCATTCTGTCCAATCTCAAAAAAGGCAGTATTGAGCAGGCTTTAAAAGGTAAATTTAAGCCAAAAAACAACCATCAAGCGAAGACCTTGATCAAGTATCAATTTTACCGAAAACATCAACATCAACGCATTTTGGTCGCCTATCAAACACAAAGTAGGTTTAGCCAAGGCGAACACAAAAGCGATTCTGAAAACCAACCTAAAACCAATTCAAAATGATGGTTATTTTAGACAATGGGCACGGGGGAATGATTGGAGGCAATTATCAAACCTTGGGCAAGCAATACCAATTTAAGGACGGCACCACTATTTATGAGGGTGAATTTAACCGTGCCATCAAAGCAAGGGTCGCTGAGCTGTTGACCGCTAAAGGAATTCCTTATTACGATTTAGTGCCTGAAAACAAGGACATTTCCCTCAAGGAACGTATTCGGCGAGCCAATGCCATCCACGAGCAATACAAGGGCAAAACCTTTTTGATTTCTATCCATGCGGATGCAGGAGGAGGAAGCGGAGCTGGGGTCTTTATTGCCAA from Aureispira anguillae encodes:
- a CDS encoding N-acetylmuramoyl-L-alanine amidase yields the protein MMVILDNGHGGMIGGNYQTLGKQYQFKDGTTIYEGEFNRAIKARVAELLTAKGIPYYDLVPENKDISLKERIRRANAIHEQYKGKTFLISIHADAGGGSGAGVFIAKQSSQKSLYYATWARDLFSQHFPESKYRGIKRKNFYVLRYSFMPAILLENFFMDNEQECKTYLLTQKGRDRIAWYIVDLIQNILEHGDLVA